A region from the Salvia splendens isolate huo1 chromosome 15, SspV2, whole genome shotgun sequence genome encodes:
- the LOC121766739 gene encoding uncharacterized protein LOC121766739 produces the protein MAGTLETKPIESITKDVTRDCLINKILPAIKAKWPDGATKVLKIQQDNARPHIKDNDPAFKEAAQQSGFSISLVQQPPNSPDTNVNDLGWFRAIQSLQTQTACKNVDDLVNAVVQSFNKLQPQTLDNVFLSLQGCFMEIMKVQGHNTYKLPHMGKAHLRRTNQLPKDLEVPVELAMQTIAYLRDQGSNEGLELIAQSLGL, from the exons ATGGCAGGCACTTTGGAGACAAAACCCATAGAGAGTATCACAAAAGATGTGACCAGGGACTGCTTGATCAACAAG ATATTACCTGCCATCAAAGCCAAGTGGCCCGATGGGGCAACTAAAGTTCTCAAGATACAACAAGACAATGCAAGACCGCACATCAAAGACAATGATCCAGCTTTCAAAGAAGCTGCACAACAAAGTGGTTTCTCAATATCACTTGTGCAACAACCACCTAACTCACCTGACACTAATGTCAATGATTTGGGTTGGTTCCGAGCAATACAATCACTGCAAACTCAGACTGCATGCAAAAATGTGGATGATTTAGTGAATGCAGTGGTGCAATCATTCAATAAATTACAGCCACAGACTTTGGACAATGTTTTCCTAAGTCTTCAAGGATGTTTCATGGAAATCATGAAAGTTCAGGGGCATAACACATACAAACTGCCCCATATGGGGAAAGCACATTTAAGGAGGACTAATCAACTTCCAAAGGATCTAGAAGTTCCAGTGGAGCTGGCTATGCAAACAATTGCTTACCTGCGGGACCAAGGGAGCAACGAGGGATTGGAGCTGATTGCTCAGTCATTAGGATTATGA